GGGGAGTGCTCGGTAGCCATCAGCACGGCCCCGCCCCACTCTCCGCCGAGGGCAAACCCTTGGCAAAGCCGCAGGATCACCAGCAAGACGGGGGCAAACACACCTATGACGTCATAGGTAGGCAACAATCCGATGGCGACCGTGGCTATGCCCATGATCAGGATGGTGAGGACCATCATCGGCTTCCGGCCCGCCCTGTCACCGAAGTGGCCGAAGACTATGGCTCCTACGGGGCGGGCGACGAAGCCGGCGGCGAAGGTCGAGAACGCGAGCAGCGTGCCGGTTGTGGGGTCGAAGCCCGGAAAGAAGAGCTGGTTGAAAACAAGCACCGCTGCGGTGCTGTAGATAAAGAAGTCGTACCACTCGATGGTTGTGCCGATGAGGCTCGCGATGGCGACCTTTCTCGGAGAGCTGCCGCCCGATGGTTGTGGGACCACTGCACTCATATTGTGCCTCCAGGTAATTTTGCAAACAGTCGGCCCCGCTTTGCGTGGGCCCTGGTGATCAGGGCAGCCAAGGCACCTGTCTGAGAATGAGATCTGAAGTGATGCAAATTACTTCAGTGTTGATTATCTTATTGCTGAGATGTCTTGTGCGCAAGATCTCATCTTGGCAGTGGTGGAGCCCCCGAGGGGCTTCCGGCGTGGTGCGAACTGGAACTGTTTGCTATGGGCTAGTCCCTTCGGCAGATGCTCATGACGTGGCGCCTTGATCGGCAGCGGGCACCATAATTCCCCACGCGAGGTCCTCGAGGATGTCCTGAATGCCGCGGATGTCCCGCAGGAACGGCGTACGGACAACGCTGCTGATCACATGCAAAGCTGCTTTCACGCGGACTCTGACTACTTCTTGATCCGTACCCGGGTAAGCGTCCTGGACCAGTGAGGCGACGTCGGCGACATAGTCGTTCTGCGCCTCCAAAAGGTTCTGCAGCTCCCGTTCGGGAACGTGCTGGCGCTCGGAGACGGCCAGTTGCAGGAATTCCGGGCAGGACAGCGAGAAGGAAATTTGCGACGACAGGATGCGCTGGAGCGCCGCGGATGAATCCGCGGCTTCAGAGAGGGCGCGCGACAAGTCCATCCAACGGACCTCCGTGGCCCGGTAAAGCGCGGCAGCGAGCATTTCTGCCTTATTGCTGAAGTGACGGTAGATGCCGGGGCCGGCTATCCCGACGTCGGCGCCGATATCGTCAAGGCTGACCGCATCAAAACCGGACCTAGCGAACTGCCGGATTGCAGCAGCCAACAGAGCCTCGCGGCGGCTGCGCGGCACGGAGAGTGCCGCACCGGCCCGACGGTCCGATTCCTTGATCGGCGGCAACGGCATATCGATCACAGTGCGGGCAAGCGTGGCGAGGTGGGTTTCCTCGTCCGCTTTCGAGAGCCGGTTCGGATGCCACGACACACTGACCATCACAGCGAACATCGCCCACGCCCGCAGATCGGCCTCTGCTGCGGGAAGCGCAGCAGTGCCGGACTGGAGCTTGCTGCTGATGGCGAACTTGGCGCCGCTGGCTATTTCGAAGCGGACCGCAGGCGGCAGGTGGCGGGATTCCCGCTCCCACAGCACGCCGTTCCCGCGATGCTCCAAAAGCGCCCGGCCGAGTGACAAGACCAACTGGTCAAGATCGCCGTCGGGCGCCTGGATGACGCTCTCCACAACAGGCTGGAGGTTCGCCGCCACGGCCTCCCGGAGCAGTTCGCCTTTGCCTGGGAAATGCCGGTACAGGGCCGACGGCTGCACAGAGACCGCCTTGGCCACATCGGTCATGCTGACTTGCGGATACCCCCGTTGCGCGAAGAGGTCCGCCGCCGCAGCGAGTATGAGGGCTCGGCGGTTGCGGGGCCGTGTACCGCGTTCCGGGGCTGTGGACGC
This genomic interval from Paenarthrobacter ureafaciens contains the following:
- a CDS encoding TetR/AcrR family transcriptional regulator; the protein is MEKASTAPERGTRPRNRRALILAAAADLFAQRGYPQVSMTDVAKAVSVQPSALYRHFPGKGELLREAVAANLQPVVESVIQAPDGDLDQLVLSLGRALLEHRGNGVLWERESRHLPPAVRFEIASGAKFAISSKLQSGTAALPAAEADLRAWAMFAVMVSVSWHPNRLSKADEETHLATLARTVIDMPLPPIKESDRRAGAALSVPRSRREALLAAAIRQFARSGFDAVSLDDIGADVGIAGPGIYRHFSNKAEMLAAALYRATEVRWMDLSRALSEAADSSAALQRILSSQISFSLSCPEFLQLAVSERQHVPERELQNLLEAQNDYVADVASLVQDAYPGTDQEVVRVRVKAALHVISSVVRTPFLRDIRGIQDILEDLAWGIMVPAADQGATS